A stretch of DNA from Arachis hypogaea cultivar Tifrunner chromosome 19, arahy.Tifrunner.gnm2.J5K5, whole genome shotgun sequence:
GTTATCATGGTTTGTATATTTGCAGCAACCATTAAGGAAACTTTGTGCATTAGGATATTAGATGAAGGAAGTACTATTAAACTATAAAGATTAGCTTGCGGGGAGATTGTATAGTTGTAGCATACCAAGATCCACATCCCTGAACGGACTTCCACTTGCAAAAATAATGTTGTCACCCAATATGGAGAATGCTACTTCGAGGGTGCATTCAGCTGTCAAAAGACGAAACAATTATGAACATATGTTCTCCGCTGCAATAGTACGTGATATTAAGAAAACAAGAGTTGATAAAATAGCCATACCATTCTTTGTTGGATTTGACATGGCAAATATAGCTGGTCTTGTTCTATGTTGAATCCTTGAGGGCCTCTAATATCTAAGTACAAGATATATTTTGAGAATAACCCTCCAACAGCAGATAATCCCAGAAGGACATCAGGATTCACTTGCTTGACCTGTTACCGAAGTTCAGCAAGAATGTATTAAGGAAGTAGCTCAGCAATTCTTACCATCATAAACGCAGAAAATTCAGAGAAATAAGTATTACAGGAGCATGTTGTAACTTTACATAAGGAGTCTACAAGTTAATAACTCCCATAGTAAATATTAGCATGCAATCTAACAAATATTCTGCAgtcatcattcttcaattttatgGCACCTTAACTGAACTAGGACTGAGAACAATTATTGTGATCATCGTACTCGTGCTATGAATTTTTCCATATAAAACCGAGTGATACTAACTTAGTCTCGACACTCTAGAGGCAAAAACTGTCAATATTATTACATTGATCAATTTCATATTGTGATTTTCAAAATTGGTAAATCAAGTAAAGAGATCATTTTCACAAACCACTTCCACAAGGCTTGCTCCTTTCCTGAGTCCTTGACGATCCATTTCTTTCAAATTTCTTGCAAAAGGTAGGGCATCTGGATCAATATTTTCCCATCCTTCAGTGATTAACCCCTGTATTTGGTAAAAACAATAAACAAGCTGAATAAGACATTGTAAATTTGTAATCCATAAAAACCTGCCAAAAATCTAACtctagttaaaaacttaaaatattcACAGGCTAATTATTTTTGACATCTTCAAAAGTGCTAAAAGAGGGAAAGTGAGGTAATGTTTAAGATGAAAAACAGTGAATCATTGACTAATCAAAACCGGAATCTAAAGCAAGCCAGTGTGATTCTGTTTCTCCCATTCTTATGAATAAAAATCAATATTAATACAAGGTACCTGTGGACCTGTGCATTTTTGTCCATGCCTCAAGACAAAAAGATTGGCTATTATGTGAGGAGGCGTATTAGAAACTTTTCAACCATGAATGCATTTTGGCATATCATGATAGAAAGCAAgcgagtttttttctttttcccttctgaatttttaaaacatttttggaCTTTTGAAATGTTTACAAATTAACTTCTAAAATGTATGTCATATCAATGATTATTAGATTGCAGCGGGACAGGGTAATCGGTTCAATTAATGATCAAATAAGCATTTAAAATACAAGAACTAAACTAAAAATGTAAGTATTTAATTAATAGAGTGAATACCCCATCcggcccctgacaattatctcgaaaggacaacgaggcccccaagaaaaaaaaaacacccaatccggcctctgataaattttttttgggacagattagcccctgtgccaaaaaaaataacattgatttttttttggcacaggggcctcgttgtcctttcgaagtaattgtcaggggccgggttgggtttattttttttgtcaggggccgggttggggttttttttttgtcaggggcctcgttgtctttcgaggtaattgtcaggggctgATTTGGGTTTTTCTCTAATTAATATAACATGTATAAATCATCAGTTATCGAAACTAAAAAGAACTATTTTATACCAATAGGGAAAACAAGAATTAAGCTACAAGTACCAGGAAATACAATACCTTTGCCTCAACGACCCAAAATTGACTTTTTGCACACTCATAAGCAATCTCATTATTCCCCAACATCCTTGCCATTGTTTTTCTTGCAGCATTGAGAACCCCAATTCCAGCACTACAACAATACAACaataacaaagccttgtcccactaagtggggtcggctacatgaatcaaacgacgccattgtgctctgtcatgtatcatgtctacagagagaccgtttatatgtagatctcgtttgaccacctcatggatggtcttcttaggtcttcctctgcctttcgccctttgtccatcttccatctcatccaccctcctgactggatgttctatcggtcttcttcccacatgtccaaaccacctgagacgcgattcaaccatctttttcacaatgggtgctactccaactctctcccttatatcttcattccttattttatccaatcgcgtatgatcactcatccatctcaacatcttcatctctgccacactcaacttatgttcgtgctcctctttagccgcccaacactccgtaccatacagcatagccggtcttatagcggtg
This window harbors:
- the LOC112777387 gene encoding NAD-dependent malic enzyme 1, mitochondrial-like isoform X1, whose translation is MARMLGNNEIAYECAKSQFWVVEAKGLITEGWENIDPDALPFARNLKEMDRQGLRKGASLVEVVKQVNPDVLLGLSAVGGLFSKYILYLDIRGPQGFNIEQDQLYLPCQIQQRMLNAPSK